In Dioscorea cayenensis subsp. rotundata cultivar TDr96_F1 unplaced genomic scaffold, TDr96_F1_v2_PseudoChromosome.rev07_lg8_w22 25.fasta BLBR01001667.1, whole genome shotgun sequence, the genomic stretch tatacttgtttggttatCCTTATCCCAACTCCAACTAAACTATCtcagatatttttaatatatctcacgaaaaaattgtaaaaaaattcaattagttttttttttaattccattattattattattattattattattattgacaaaAATGACAAATGTTACCcacaaaaaattatcaaaaaagataaataaaaatataccaattataataatttaataatttttaaaaatttattatatgagaCGGAATAATACGTGAGACAATAATGATTTACCatatttacttaaaattaaatagttctgGAGATTCCACTCATATTCATATTTCATTACTAGACAGTATTTGGGATCCCCGTATTTTAAATGAAGTTATTTTAAAGGTAATTTGAACAAAATGACAACCTTGTATAAATTATTAACACTGAAAGTatgaaaatcatatatttttttttccataaataaaaataataatgacaattttttaaaatatcatatatctatatacatatattggcTATAAATAGCAACGATCATCTGGCGCCGCtggaaaaccaaaacaaaggaGATGAAAATTTCATGGAAGAAGACGACAGAGGAGCGCGAGAGGAAGCGACGACGATCCGATCGCCCCATCGTCTTAAACCCTAATCTCCCCTTCGAATCAGCGACTGGAGAAGCTGAGAGTGATCTCGGTGGCCTGGAGCCCTCGCCCGTCGATCCCCAATGTTGTGATCCGGTTCAGCTTGCCGAAGCCTTCCAGGCCGAAGGGAATCGTCTTGCTGAGGTTTGCATCTTGAGAATGAATAGAAAAATCGAAGAATATGTTCTTCTTTGAAGTAATCTTGTTGTTTTCCCCCTTTTTCTTCGGTTTCGTTGATAGATCAATGATGCTTAGTTTTGGATGAATGATAAATCTATTCTAAGAAAAGAGATGCTcatcactgttttttttttttctgcaaaaATTAATGGGAAAAGACAGAAATTTTTATCAACTTCATTAGAGAAGGTGTACACTTATATTTCAAGCTTTATTAAAGTATCAAACCAATTGAATGAATCTTTAATCCATATATTCTctctttttaatcttttgtgAGACTATATGATTGTTTGTAGTTTGAGTATTGAATAATATCAATTCTTTAGTATGGATGATGAATCTTTGTACATTAGTTAGTTCCTTTTTAATGTAATGTGGACAAGCCATGTGTAgggacatgtataaaggtgGAGTTAATCCCTCAACACACTTATTCCCTCCCTCACCTATGTGTGCTAGGTTTCGAGTCTACCCTTTAAATAGGGATGAACACTTTACGCAGGGGATCCTTTGCCAATAGACTAAGAGGTTATTGGCATACATTAGTTAGTGTGCAATTTCATATGACAATAATATATTGGAACAATATTTTGGTTTAGTTAAAagtatcataattttttttgcgTTTTCACCTGTTTGCTGCTTATGATGGCAAAGATGAAAGATTTAGGAATCTGAATCGTTGGTTTAATCAATAATGTTCGATAGCTATGATGTTTTGTAAGTAAATTATATGACAGTTACTGTTAGATTGTAGTCTTTGATAACTCTTCTAATGTTGCAGTTGCTTGGAACTTAACAACATGAAGTTCTATTATCTAGCAATCTGCACCATACTGCAGGTTTTGGTTGGTTATATTGGAAATGGAGTGATTGAAAATTGGAGACTATTGTCAGAGTCTCCGTGACGTGTTTTAATGGTTAATACTTTGTTTGCCATACACTGTTGCTAATATGCCAAACATCaagattttaaatattgattatgTTGATCTTAAATTAGCCATCAACATTTTATTGTCCTTGTGCTGTTTGATATCTTGTTATCTTGATAAAATATCAGTTATTACATCATTACAGGGTGGGAAATTTTGTGAAGCACTAGGGAAGTGGGAGGTTGCAATCAGATTACTGCCAGATAAGGCAATATTACATGAACAGAAGGCTCAGGTTTTGCTCGAGATAGGAGAAGCATGGAACGCACTAAAAGCAGCAACTCGTATATccctttttcttatatttaccAATAATTTTTCATGTTTCAGGTTGTTTGTGCATTGTATATTGGTCAGCGTAGATTCTAATTTCTATTTATTCGATTATCTGCATGATCATCTTCCTGGGACTGGGTGAGGGGTTGAACATGCACCTGAATTTGTGTGGGTAGACTATGTTGTCTGCCTCTGACATCACATTTAGCTGTTACTTTTATTATACTGCTAATGCTCATTTTTGTTTACTTGCATAATATGTGCATGCGTTTGAGAAGATTCAAAGATATATTTGTATAGTATCTTGTTCAAAAGTACTGAATGATTAGATCCTAGATAATTGCTCCTGTTCCTCTGTTATTATCCATTTCTATTTGTATGGTTGATGTTGTTGAGGATGATAAGAAGTTTATTTTACACAAAATTGCTAATGCAAATATCACATTGACCTACTACTGGTTTGCAGGAGCTACAGAGTTGGAACCTTCATGGGCAGAGGTTTGTTAATTGTGCTGCCCTCTGaacctcttcatcttcaagactgtgtttttattgtactttcatttcttttgtctttttcaGTTTATTCTCACAATAAAGTTAATATTAATCCCAGAAGTATGAGGGTCACTCTTTCTATGAGCATGATGCTTGTTGCATTGGTGACAGTGAAAAGGTCTTTAGATACATTTTTTATGCTAGAGAAATGGTTGAGCTTAATTAGTCCATCCGTGTTCTGTGTTAGGCTACATCTGCAAGCTAAAAATATATGTAAGGTTTAGTAGGGAAGTCTGGTGATTAGACTAATTTTGTTCCTTCTGATCTAATTAGCTACTGCAGATGTAAGTGAACTAGAAAACTTAGAGAGTAACTGATTACGAAGAATAAATTTGGACTATAGTTTTCTTTAAGTTGTATATATTGTGGTTCTTATTTAGCTTTGTAGAAAAGTACTTGGTTGGAAACATTGGTCTGGAGGGGATAGGATGGTGCTAAGTAGTTGTATCTTTAAATTTCATCGAATAAATTGTCATTTTGAAATGCTGCTCCTTAGTTGCTCTAGCTTAATTTACAGGCAATAATTTTGGCATCCTTCCTGTCAGCTGGGTGGTTATGTTATCTGAAACACATAGTTGTTTTCAAATCTACAGTGGCCTTGAAATGTTTTGGCCTTCACATAGTATGTAACTTTTCCAAATTTGTTTCATAACCAAACATCATTCAATTGGAAAAAAAGGCTTGTTTAATGTTGTTATAGAAATCATTAATGTGATTAAGGCTGCCCAGCCTGGTTGTTTggtgatttttatattatatcataCAGACTTTTATTAAATAATGGATATGCTTGTACAATGTGCATATCTTGCTCAGGGTTAATGACTCTCACTTTTCTTTTCACATAATTCCTGATGGTTCTCCTGCAGGCGTGGATTACTCTTGGTAGGGCTCAGTTAAATTATGGAGAACCTGATTTATCCATTGAGAGTTTTAACAGAGCTCTAGAAATTAAGGTACAAAATGaataatatgattttataaTGTGAAGTTGTATTCTATTCAGTGGCTCACAATTTGGCATAATTGGTGCAAGTAGCCTGGTAACAAAGAGGCATTGGCAGATCGAGAAACCGCAAAACATCTTGTGCAGAAACGAGAGCAACTGCACTCTTCTGAATTAAACAGTGTTGCCAATCGTTGCCAAGTTAGGGATAAAGCTGAAAATTCTTAATTCTGTTGTCTAATTGTTTGATTATTAATGAGTATAGGACAGCTGATGCGAGAAGGATGATGTACTTATTACGAAGTTAAGGCAAATCCTGTTGTATTTTCATTGAatgcttttctttatttactttttttttttggcatgaatagtaattaaaactgtatttttttttaccactTCAACTTATGATTATTGTGCAGATTAAGCTCCTTTTCTCCCACCTAGAGGTGTAAATGCAGTCagttttcaaattaatttatcaGAGGTCGTTCAAGCTTAAAGCATAAGTTGGGAGGTAAATACAAACACAATTTTCCCTCTATATTACAATATTTGTGCTACGTACTGTTGTAAAATTCCACAATGAGATTGCTGGTATTTACATTAGATAGTTGAGAAAAAGAATATACCTTTGATTCCATAGACAGAATTCATGAAATAATTCACTAATTATTCATAAGCTGAAAGAGTGAGAACTATGAAAACTTAACTAATGCATAACATTATCTGTCCTTATTTATTTTCAGTTGGTTCTGTGGTTGCTCCACGCCTTTTTGAACGATGTCTTTTTGGTTCTATGCTTCCGTTCCTATATCGTATTCCACATGCATTGCATAATGTACCAGGACCTTTCGGTCCACGCCTCCACTGTGGAGTCTTCTTGGTCCCACAGTGGCTGCATGTTTGTGATACTAAGTGCTCTGTTTCTGTACTGATAGAAGCATTTGGTTGTACTTTATTTGCTTCAtcttttgtcaagtttttgttgttttctcttgattgATCCTTTAATATCCACACTGGAGTCTCCAGGGACCATATCCTCTTCTGGTAGTTgctatttctctttttcttgtttgacCACCTTACATTTAAGCAATACTTTTGGCCACCCAAGTGACTTGTATGTTTTCTCTTAtgctttcttgttgttgagTCCTTTGACAAATCTCTGATTCCATTGATTACATTGCCAGGCTTGTGCTGCATCTCCATGTTGCTTTCTTGATGGCTTAAACTAGTTAAACATGACATGATTGGAGTTGATGGAGTGTTAGGAATTGagtctatctttttattttcatcaaatttgCCACTCAATGAACCTTTTGTTTTGTCATTGATTGGTGTCTCAAAGAGGTAATTCATCAATTCAGTGGCAATTTCTTCAGAGTTAACAAGCCACTCCATATTGTTCAAGGGGTCATCAGGTATTTCTAGACATGAAGTATCTTCACTGCTATAACTCTTCTCTTCAATGTCATTGTGATCAATAGCTAGATCATTAATAGTTGAAGGTTGAAATAGAGGTATTTTCATAGTGTGGAATTTTCCtaagttataatatatatggcTAGGATTATATAATTTGTAGTTTTTTAATGCTTACAAAGCTTTAGCCAAGTTTCAAAGTGGAGGATATAATTAAAAGGATTTTTGTAGGGACACAAATCAGTAGATAAGAGGAGCTCCCATTATATTGAGACTCAGAAACTACATGATAGACTtcacattattaattttgatttaagttttGTATTCATCCTATATTATCTTGCTTTTTATTAATCTCAAAATTTTGTTGAGATATATGATgctctttcttttaattataaaatcaaatcagataatTTAAGAgttctttttatctttatcaGATAAttttgaaggatttttttttatgataaactcAAATTGGAAAATTGTaatgagtttgattaagttttgacttaattaatactaattataatcaaactgaaatattttaaaattaaaaatatgaaaattataagtGGCTATTAATATTAAtcctttaaaaataattataattaatcttttaaaaaattgttatcaaGTGAATGCCGCGTCACCTGTGTAATGATACCATGACCCTATGTGGCATGAGTTCCTTGTTGGTTGGGCTCCTGTCTCAATCTCAACCTTTCCTTTGAGTaatctcttcatcttcctttgGAAGCATGACTCTTTCATTGCCTTCAAGCCTCAAGATGGTGTGTCATCTCCATGATATTTGTGGCATGATGGTATGTCATCTCCATAATATTTGTGGCATTGGAAAGTCCAACAATAAGGGATTCCATGCGGTACTCTGGCTCCATCATcattattctaaaattttagatttaaattttggattaatttttttggcTTGGTgtcaaactataattttttttttcattttggggtctaaacttcaatttgaatcaaaatgatttttcaactttaattttgttttatcgGGTAATTATCCAAGAGATTATGGTATTTTTTCACAATGTAGATGTCGGAAATTATCTGTTATGACATATATGGCATACTGTCCATTCAACTGGCAATTTCATCTTAGTTGTTGagtaatcattttgattcaaattgaaatttaaattccaaaatgaaaatgggACATAATTTAGTGccatatcaaaaaatttacGCTCTCAATTTTGAATTCTTGACTGAGTTTAGTTGCTTGAAAGATTTTGAAATTCTCTATCATCATCTTGTGGATAAGCCTAATACTCTGTATTGTTTTGAAGAAAGGATAAAATAGATAAGGAAATTGGCACGGATAATGTAAGGAAATAATGAAGCTAAACAAGCTCGCAATCTTTTTCCTAGGAAATGACCATGATATCTAGTATCTACTAAGAAATAGAGAGAATGGGTAGCATAAATACTTGCCATGCTCACTGCTTTCCcattcttcttcccttttctgCCTTGTACCACTTAGACTTTGCCTTGGTTTGTGGCAAAATATACTTCATTCTTGACTCCCTTTATTAACCACTTGCTTGAGTACGCCTTCATCTACCTCACTGACCTTCTCTCTTGCTCTATCAATTGTGCCATTTACTCCGACTTTGATCTCATCATCATTGACAATGTTGCTCAGCTCTAGGCCAAGGAATTTGgttatcatttatttacttttttttggaaagatagTGAGTGATTAGGAGAGATAGGGGTTTATTTTAGttcaatacatttttttatataatatttttttagtacaaGTTTATTAGATGTTTGACATGTATTATGTATTCTTTTAATGGTTATAATCATCTTTTGACATCGTTATTTAATCATGTTATAATCCACTTTCAATGTAGAGATCAAtgtatgtaatttaaaaaaatctcaattttttataaatcatatatatatatataatatgataatataa encodes the following:
- the LOC120256856 gene encoding tetratricopeptide repeat protein 33, with the translated sequence MKISWKKTTEERERKRRRSDRPIVLNPNLPFESATGEAESDLGGLEPSPVDPQCCDPVQLAEAFQAEGNRLAEGGKFCEALGKWEVAIRLLPDKAILHEQKAQVLLEIGEAWNALKAATRATELEPSWAEAWITLGRAQLNYGEPDLSIESFNRALEIKPGNKEALADRETAKHLVQKREQLHSSELNSVANRCQVRDKAENS